A section of the Anabaena cylindrica PCC 7122 genome encodes:
- a CDS encoding energy transducer TonB yields the protein MNFSSIALQQREQEIKTLRTFLTYSLIGSLTLHIGLLASGIGNLLMKVPEMTEEPLEITMVETPPKIESKPLEKLELTQPDIAENSRILTNSNSRSGGGGGGGLSINNISSTSELKPQQNKVASAVVPFPKIEDLKPLPSIPKEPVSERKLEPQSQVKASAPQNILTQTSSRDSTTVQAFSQSSANLSKLLAGIRDNGSNQGVLQPSQGTVGGNGAVTSNSSGLLGSGSGSGSGSGSGSGSGSGSGSGSGSGSGSGSGSGSGSGSGSGSGSGSGSGSGSKVATAPTTPKLSTNSGRGNGRAACRECDTNYPDWARRRGVEGRVEVAVDTDNQGNVTKVRLLRSSGNEKLDAEHLDRAQKWKLKPSSEGRQGVSIGTEYAIAGSQRHRQLQERKKQRESEQRNAASTNNASNSASETPRRSRRLVTSVNENIPREPNPITRRIRRSRNTAASTESASTSSATKGQRLGEALRRRRNPAVTNASSSSGQTTKRRRRREATPASPVTNNSQSSPQPSSWRRRLQQPASSEPNQQP from the coding sequence ATGAATTTTTCTAGCATAGCCCTACAGCAGCGAGAGCAAGAAATAAAAACACTGAGAACTTTTTTAACATATAGTTTGATTGGATCGTTAACTCTACACATTGGGTTACTGGCTTCTGGTATTGGTAATCTACTAATGAAAGTGCCGGAAATGACAGAAGAGCCACTAGAAATTACTATGGTAGAAACTCCACCGAAGATAGAATCAAAACCTCTAGAAAAACTAGAACTGACACAACCTGATATTGCTGAAAATTCACGGATTTTGACTAATTCAAACAGTCGTTCTGGTGGCGGTGGCGGTGGTGGTTTGAGTATCAATAACATTTCTTCCACATCTGAATTAAAGCCGCAACAAAACAAGGTAGCATCTGCTGTCGTTCCATTTCCGAAAATAGAAGATCTTAAACCTTTACCATCTATACCCAAAGAACCTGTCTCGGAAAGGAAATTAGAACCACAGTCTCAAGTAAAAGCGTCTGCTCCTCAAAATATACTTACTCAAACTTCATCTAGAGATAGCACGACAGTACAAGCATTTTCACAATCTAGTGCAAATTTAAGCAAATTGCTGGCAGGAATTAGAGATAATGGGTCAAATCAAGGAGTTTTACAACCCTCTCAAGGTACTGTGGGTGGGAATGGTGCCGTAACATCAAACTCATCAGGGCTTCTTGGTAGTGGCAGTGGCAGCGGTAGTGGTAGCGGCAGTGGTAGCGGCAGTGGTAGTGGTAGTGGCAGTGGCAGCGGCAGTGGTAGCGGTAGTGGTAGCGGTAGTGGTAGTGGCAGTGGTAGTGGCAGCGGCAGTGGTAGTGGTAGTGGCAGCGGTAGTGGTTCAAAAGTTGCAACTGCACCAACAACTCCCAAATTAAGTACTAACTCTGGTAGAGGTAATGGCCGTGCTGCTTGTCGGGAGTGCGATACAAATTATCCAGATTGGGCGAGGAGAAGAGGAGTAGAGGGCAGAGTTGAAGTAGCTGTTGATACTGATAATCAGGGTAATGTTACTAAGGTGCGGTTGTTGAGATCTAGTGGTAACGAGAAATTAGATGCAGAACATTTAGATCGAGCGCAAAAGTGGAAACTCAAACCCAGTTCAGAAGGTAGACAAGGTGTTAGTATTGGGACTGAATATGCGATCGCAGGTTCCCAACGACATCGCCAACTGCAAGAACGCAAGAAACAAAGAGAATCAGAACAAAGAAACGCTGCATCTACAAACAATGCAAGTAATTCTGCAAGCGAAACACCAAGACGCAGCCGAAGATTAGTAACATCTGTTAATGAAAATATTCCTAGAGAACCGAACCCAATCACCAGAAGAATTCGCCGCAGCAGAAACACAGCAGCATCAACAGAATCTGCTTCCACTTCATCAGCAACTAAAGGTCAGCGTTTGGGAGAAGCTCTCAGAAGAAGAAGAAATCCAGCAGTAACTAATGCTTCTTCATCTTCAGGACAAACAACCAAAAGAAGACGAAGACGGGAAGCAACTCCAGCTTCTCCAGTCACTAACAATAGTCAAAGTAGTCCTCAACCTAGCAGCTGGCGGCGACGTTTGCAACAACCAGCATCGTCAGAGCCAAATCAACAACCTTAA
- a CDS encoding MotA/TolQ/ExbB proton channel family protein — translation MDIKNLFIAGGVVMWPLLGSSVLAVGLIIERIKFWAKISTRQQRVVRNVLNLYRQDNVVSTIDTLRKNADLPIARIFLTALELEEPNPEEFRLALESEAQAEIPLFKRFNTIFDTIIALAPLLGLLGTVLGLISSFASLNLGDVGGTKTAGVTSGISEALVSTASGLIVAIFTLVFANTFRGFYQRQIALIQEYGGHLELLYRRRYEKGEKAYASTR, via the coding sequence ATGGATATTAAAAATCTGTTTATCGCAGGTGGTGTGGTAATGTGGCCCCTGCTTGGTTCTTCTGTGTTGGCGGTAGGGTTAATTATCGAACGGATCAAATTTTGGGCAAAAATCAGTACCCGTCAGCAACGGGTAGTCCGAAACGTGTTGAATCTCTATCGTCAGGATAATGTAGTAAGTACAATTGATACACTGCGAAAGAATGCAGATTTACCCATAGCGCGGATATTTTTAACAGCTTTAGAACTGGAAGAACCAAATCCAGAAGAATTTCGTTTGGCGTTGGAGAGTGAAGCCCAGGCAGAAATACCTTTGTTCAAAAGGTTTAATACAATTTTTGATACTATTATTGCCCTCGCGCCCCTGTTAGGATTACTGGGAACGGTATTGGGGTTGATTAGTTCTTTTGCTTCACTCAATCTTGGTGATGTTGGCGGAACAAAAACTGCGGGGGTAACTAGCGGTATTAGTGAAGCGTTGGTTTCCACTGCGTCTGGGTTAATTGTGGCAATTTTTACCCTTGTTTTTGCTAATACTTTCCGGGGATTTTATCAAAGGCAAATTGCTTTGATTCAAGAATATGGTGGTCATTTAGAACTATTATACCGTCGTCGCTACGAAAAAGGAGAAAAAGCGTATGCGTCTACAAGATGA
- a CDS encoding ExbD/TolR family protein, giving the protein MRLQDEPEIPAQINIVPMIDVIFAILTFFIMSTLYLTRSEGLPVSLPQAATGKTDRPAQVTVTINKNGEIFLNKKAISLEQLETGVREKLEPKTQLMVVLNADEKVNHGQVVAVMDKVRRVEGVKLGVATRK; this is encoded by the coding sequence ATGCGTCTACAAGATGAGCCGGAAATTCCAGCACAGATTAATATTGTGCCGATGATTGATGTTATTTTTGCGATTTTGACATTTTTTATTATGTCAACGTTGTATTTAACTCGTTCCGAAGGTTTACCAGTTAGTTTACCTCAGGCAGCTACGGGTAAAACAGATCGTCCTGCACAGGTGACGGTGACAATTAATAAGAATGGAGAGATATTTTTGAACAAAAAAGCAATTAGTTTAGAACAATTAGAAACAGGAGTGAGAGAAAAGTTAGAACCGAAAACACAGTTGATGGTGGTACTAAATGCTGATGAAAAAGTTAATCATGGACAAGTGGTAGCGGTGATGGATAAAGTGCGACGGGTAGAAGGAGTGAAATTAGGTGTAGCTACACGGAAATAG